A genome region from Chthonomonas sp. includes the following:
- the glmS gene encoding glutamine--fructose-6-phosphate transaminase (isomerizing) translates to MCGIAGYVGKRSAIEVVYDQLKRLEYRGYDSAGIAYLQDQEISVLKRAGKLSNLGELVDENPRKAHLAIAHSRWATHGAPTDLNAHPHMDQYEQIAIIHNGIIENYLDLKEGLIADHHTFHSETDTEVAAHVIGEEYSAGVSLEEAVRRAVKRLRGAYAMVVISRKEPEKIVAARSASPLVIGLAENENLLASDIPALLPYTREVLILEDDNVCILTPDGIEVTDLDGRKVAYETMHIDWDVDAAEKGGFEHFMLKEIYEQPEVIQRVLAGRVDEKNRVRLDHVYSEHVWNEVQRVNIIACGTSYNAGLMAKYLFERLLRIPTDVYYASEFRYGQPILGEQSLCVFVSQSGETADSLAALKLCRQQRMRTIGVVNVVGSSIARECDRTILTQAGPEISVASTKAYTAQVISLLLLVLHVAQIKEMPGVRVEHIVRALRELSGNAVKVLELNDQIRAIAEEAHMAELLFFLGRGADAYVSLEGALKMKEVAYIPTQEVPAGEMKHGPLALITDKVYTIFGATEEPLRDKLISNIKEVQARSGKVIAVTTDEDQLMERTVEHTIKIPSAGYSFLDAITSNIVLQLLAYHFAHLRGCEIDQPRNLAKSVTVE, encoded by the coding sequence ATGTGTGGAATCGCCGGATACGTAGGGAAGCGCAGTGCCATTGAAGTGGTGTACGACCAGCTGAAGAGGCTCGAATATCGGGGCTACGACAGCGCCGGGATCGCCTACCTTCAGGACCAAGAAATCAGCGTGCTCAAGCGGGCGGGCAAACTCAGCAATCTCGGCGAGCTGGTGGACGAGAACCCCCGCAAAGCCCACCTCGCCATTGCTCACTCGCGTTGGGCTACGCACGGCGCGCCGACCGACCTCAACGCGCACCCGCACATGGATCAGTACGAGCAGATCGCGATTATCCATAACGGGATCATCGAGAACTACCTCGACTTGAAAGAAGGCCTGATCGCCGACCACCACACGTTCCACAGCGAGACCGATACCGAGGTCGCCGCGCACGTCATCGGCGAAGAGTATTCGGCGGGGGTGAGCCTGGAAGAGGCCGTCCGTCGCGCGGTGAAGAGGCTTCGCGGTGCCTACGCGATGGTCGTCATTTCGCGCAAAGAGCCGGAAAAGATTGTCGCCGCTCGCTCGGCGAGTCCGCTCGTGATTGGCCTCGCTGAGAACGAAAACCTGCTCGCGAGCGACATTCCCGCGTTGCTGCCCTACACCCGCGAAGTCCTGATTTTGGAAGACGACAACGTCTGCATCCTCACGCCGGACGGCATTGAGGTGACCGACCTCGACGGTCGCAAGGTCGCCTACGAGACGATGCACATTGACTGGGATGTGGACGCCGCCGAGAAGGGTGGATTTGAGCACTTTATGCTCAAGGAGATCTACGAACAGCCGGAAGTGATTCAGCGCGTGCTGGCCGGTCGGGTGGACGAAAAGAACCGCGTCCGCCTGGACCATGTCTACAGCGAGCACGTGTGGAACGAAGTCCAGCGGGTCAATATCATCGCCTGCGGAACCAGCTACAACGCCGGCCTCATGGCGAAGTACCTGTTCGAGCGGCTGCTGCGCATCCCCACGGACGTGTACTACGCGAGCGAATTCCGGTACGGACAACCGATTCTCGGCGAACAGTCGCTCTGCGTGTTCGTGAGTCAGTCCGGCGAAACCGCCGATTCGCTCGCCGCGCTCAAGCTTTGTCGCCAGCAACGGATGCGCACCATCGGCGTGGTGAATGTTGTTGGTTCGAGCATCGCCCGCGAATGCGACCGCACGATCCTGACCCAAGCCGGGCCCGAGATCAGCGTTGCCTCGACCAAGGCCTACACCGCGCAGGTGATCTCGCTGTTGCTGCTGGTCCTTCACGTGGCGCAGATCAAGGAAATGCCCGGCGTGCGAGTGGAGCACATCGTGCGCGCCCTGCGAGAACTCAGCGGCAATGCCGTGAAGGTGTTGGAGCTAAATGACCAGATTCGGGCCATCGCCGAAGAGGCGCATATGGCAGAGCTTCTGTTCTTCCTTGGGCGCGGCGCGGATGCCTATGTGTCCCTCGAAGGTGCCCTCAAGATGAAGGAGGTGGCCTACATTCCGACCCAGGAAGTGCCGGCCGGCGAAATGAAGCACGGCCCGCTGGCGCTCATCACGGACAAGGTTTACACCATCTTCGGGGCGACCGAAGAGCCGCTTCGCGACAAGCTCATCAGCAACATCAAGGAAGTCCAGGCGCGGAGCGGCAAGGTGATTGCCGTGACCACCGATGAAGACCAGCTTATGGAGCGCACAGTGGAGCACACGATCAAGATTCCGAGCGCGGGCTACAGCTTCCTCGACGCGATCACCAGCAACATCGTGCTGCAATTGCTGGCCTATCACTTCGCCCACCTTCGCGGCTGCGAGATCGATCAGCCGCGGAACCTCGCGAAGAGTGTTACGGTTGAGTAA
- a CDS encoding sugar transferase produces MDGRLDLSRCSVLDPGVDVGRRSSAATASARSARRKVIECCEGLEIKNISYVKRKRIIDIFSSGLALILLLPVFIVLALAVKITSPGPVFYRSFRVGRGGQLFPFVKFRSMRADADKVLEKLQTQNEKDGPIFKMKRDPRITPIGRFLRKYSLDELPQLWSVFVGHMSMVGPRPPIPREVEHYDDFAKRRLTVKPGITCYWQIMGRSNLTFEEWMALDNRYIDEMSFWTDIKIIAKTPKAILFPGDSAY; encoded by the coding sequence GTGGACGGTCGTTTGGATCTGTCCAGATGTTCAGTGTTGGATCCAGGCGTTGATGTAGGAAGGAGATCGAGTGCCGCCACGGCATCGGCTCGCTCCGCGCGCCGGAAGGTCATCGAGTGCTGCGAAGGGCTCGAGATCAAGAACATCAGCTACGTCAAACGCAAGCGCATCATTGACATTTTCAGCTCCGGCCTGGCGCTCATCCTGCTTTTGCCGGTGTTCATCGTGCTGGCGCTCGCGGTCAAGATCACAAGCCCCGGACCCGTGTTCTACCGCTCGTTCCGAGTCGGTCGTGGCGGACAACTCTTTCCGTTCGTGAAGTTCCGCTCCATGCGCGCTGACGCCGACAAGGTGTTGGAGAAACTCCAGACCCAGAACGAAAAGGACGGCCCAATCTTTAAGATGAAGCGCGACCCGCGGATCACGCCGATCGGCCGGTTCCTGCGCAAGTACAGCCTCGACGAACTCCCGCAATTGTGGTCCGTGTTCGTCGGGCACATGAGCATGGTAGGTCCGCGACCGCCTATTCCACGCGAAGTGGAGCACTACGATGATTTTGCCAAGCGCCGCCTTACGGTCAAGCCTGGCATCACCTGCTATTGGCAGATCATGGGTCGCAGTAATTTGACCTTTGAGGAATGGATGGCGCTCGATAATCGTTACATTGATGAGATGTCCTTTTGGACGGACATCAAGATCATTGCGAAGACGCCCAAGGCGATCCTCTTTCCCGGGGATTCCGCCTATTAA